In the genome of Hirundo rustica isolate bHirRus1 chromosome 23, bHirRus1.pri.v3, whole genome shotgun sequence, the window CTTCCGATTCCTTAAATTATTCCTAAAGCTGAGGCTTTTCCCCCCGTGCTTGCTGCGATTCTTTCTGCGCGGGGCTCGCTGGAAGTGGCACCGAAGTGGTTGAGCTTCTTTCCCAACAGGTTTGGGCATATTCGAGAGGAAGAACAGCGATCTCTTCCACTGATCTCCTCCTCGGCTCGGGTTTCACcgtctttttttcccctgccaggaATCTGAACTTTactctcagccttttctttttttccccttttgctaCCTTTGTTCCTAAACAGTCCGGGATTGTCCAGGAGCCGCGGCTTCAGGTCCTTTACACAGCAAAGGTTCCAGACTGACACGAAACTCACTTGAATTCTCGGCGGTTTACATCAAAACACCCGGATTTTAAGAATAACACACCCTCCTTTCCCAAATACATCAGCGCGAGGATGTAATCGGCctcgagaaaaaaaaaaaaaaaaagtattttgctcTTATTTCTCTCTTAGTTCTTTTCACgagtttaaaatgaaaaggtttGGCACGGATCCGTGTATGAGCAGTGTGTTCTGTGCCAATGAGGTTTTTCACGTGTGAAAAATACCTTCAACGTTTTGGCATTCCTTTGAGATAAGGAAATACTTGGAAGGAAGTATTTAGTCATAAATGATTTCCAAATACATCTTCATTGTGAAGTTATATCTTACAACCCTAGAtaagagtttggttttttttttttcttatttggcTTGAATCATACCGGGGTGAGTTAACTTCCTAATGTGACAAGATATTGATATTTTGTATGTCCTTCACCAGCAAATcattaatttttccttatttttcattttcctcctctcttttccttgctctccctcctgctggtTGTCCCTCTTTCAAGGGAGCATCGAGTGAGCGgtgctcatttatttttaaagcagcgGCCACGGAGGTCGTGGGgatgtttctttgaaaaacaaatccatATTTACCTTGGGGATTTCCTCTGGAATTCTTCAGCCCGACTGAATTCACCTGCAGTGGCCCAGCTGGGTTATAAAGCCTCTAAAACTGACTCTGGGTGTATCAGTAAGAGCAGTTCCACCGTGGTGTGCACAAGGCCGAGTAGACAGTGTATAAATGAGGTTCTAGCATGGGAAATAGCAATTTTTGGGTGGGTTTCGGTCCAGTTTGAGCGGGTTTTTCTGGATCAATCTGCAGGACCACCCCCTTTGGAATGTGTGTGAGACACCCAGGTTATCCCTTGCCGGCTGGGGCTCCCGGGGAGCTGAAGCCGATAAGGAGCAGCGATGAGCTCACTGCAGACAGTGATTTCCCCCTCTGTTTGCCCTGCAGCGCTGTGGCTGGCGGCGGCGGTGGAAGTTCACACTGCCAAGGAGGTGGTGGCCGTGAACGGGACCAACCAGCGGCTGAAATGcaccttttccagcagcagccccatcAGCCAGCAGCTGTCAGTGAGCTGGAACTTCCAGCCCGAGGACCTGAGCTCCCATGAGCCGGTGAGTGAGATCTCTGTGCTCCATTTCAggggttcccccccccccaacacccaggctgagcaccccaaacccacaagtACATTCGGGCCTTCGTCACTTGTAGTGATTAATCCGAGCTCTGCCCAAAAACCACTCTCGTGTTTAGTTTTGGGCGATCAGGGTTAAAATATCTGTGGCTTCGCAAAGCTGGACCTGCTGACAGCACAGCCGAGCCCTGTCTTAGGTGACATCCCGCTCCTGACTTCAGGAATCTTCCAGCTCCCTTCCGAGCCAGGCCACTCgatgtttctgtgatttttgcaGGTATTTTACTACCTGAAGGAGCCCTACACGCCCCCCTCGGGGAGGTTTAAAGAGCGAGTCACCTGGGATGGGAACATTGAGCGCAACGATGTTTCCATCATGATCTGGAACCTGCAGCCCAGTGACAACGGCACCTTCACCTGCCAGGTGACAAACTGGCCCGATGTCTATGGCACCATCGGGGAGGTGCGGCTCCGGGTCGTGCAGAAAGGTGAGAGGCCAAGAAAACCCCCAGAGCCCGTGTGGATTTAACCAGATTTAACCTTTTCCACATCCGGGAAAATTATGGGAGAAAAGGGGTTGTGAGTAGAAAGCGTGGTGGAAAGAGAGGAGCCTGAGGAAAGGTTTTATTCACAGACCCCAGCCTCGTTCCTCCCTGCGTGACCCTCTGCTTCATTCCTCTGTCTCTCCCCACGCAGTGAATTTCTCAGAAATCCATTTCCTGGCCGTGGTCATCGGATCTGCCTCCGTCCTGATGGTCATCGTGGTGACAGCTGTGATTATCTGCCGGCAGCGTCGCAGGAAAGCGCGAGACAAGAGGCTGGAGGTGGCAGACACCGAGCGGTGAGGACGCGGCAGGGAGGGACAGGCTCCGGGGAGAGCCTGACAGGTTTATCTCCACGGCCTTTCTGAATTACTTTCTTGGACCCTGCATCTACAATGCAAAACACGGAGCAATCAGCGATAATTGGCTGCGTGCAGGCAGAGCGGAGCCCCGGGGTGGACAGGCTCTGGAGTCCTCACATGGCCCTCGCCCTTCCCAGTGGTTCCTCTCTCAGAGGAGGACGCAGCTGCTGTGGTGGTGGCAGATGACCTCCCTGAACCCTGAGCTGTGGCCACCACGCGTGTGGCACACTCACCATCTCACCTTGGGTGTGCTGGGTGTGACTCAGGACGTCCTGCTGCTCAGCGTGACGCTGATTcggggcttttttttctcttttattttcctctcacttttataacagcaaagaaaaggagagcctgaagatgagggaggaaaaggagcccATTCCATTGGAAGATTAAAGGTCTTTGCTGGTGTGCACAATGCAGGTACCCAAACAAACCTTCTCTGATTAATGTCTCAGTGTTCCTGTGGGCTCCCCAGGACAGATTCCCTCGGGTGTTTCCCTGCCATTCACAGTCAGAACTGAGGCCACAGTCAAACATTTTGCTGTTGAGGATCCTTCAGAGACAGCTGAACAATCCCTGAACAATCTCAGCCACTTAAATGTACAAGAAATTTCTCCACCCTGGCATTGAGGAGCGTTTGTAGGAAAGCCGCTGTTGCTGCTTTCCATGGCATTCCTGCTTTGTAGATGAAGAGGAATGAATTACTTCCCTTTTGTCCATTTTGAATCTGCTTTTTGATTACTTCAACcttcattgttttaaaattgCAACAGGAAGGCTGGCACTGTTTCCATATTCACTCTCTTTGCTTAAACGTGTCAGCACAAATTTTACCCGCAGTTTCTGAGGTCAGCAGCCGCCtctattattttggtttttgacAGTGACCCTGAGTAAtggatgtttgtttttcttacaaCCTTTCTTCTCAGGTACTTCCAAAGCAGCTGGTGGAAGCTTGTAATTTGGGGTGTTAGAACAAAGCCGGGTTACAGACGCCCCACGCTGCCGGTGCAGTACCTCTGCTCAACCTGAAAGTCCTGCACGGGAAGAGGGTGACTTTACACGAGCGGTGAATTCCCTTCAGGGGAGCAAAGCAGGAGGATCTTGCCCCATGAACAAAGAGCTTTCCTTCATCTTCTCACCTGTGCAATGTGAGCACGTCTTCTCCAGGAGAGATGAAAGTGCCAAGACTGACTGAACAGAGGGCTGGGAGGTGTTGGAGCAGATGCACTCTTGCACCTTACAAACCACAACGTGCCTTTGTGTGGCCCTGTTTTTATCTCCTGAGAAACCTCCCTGACACCCTGAGAAGGAAGACTGAGCAGTGAGGTCTCATTTGGTACAACAAGTGTCCTTGGAATCCCTTTTCTACCTTAGATGGGCAGTGTTAGAGCCGGGCAGGGGGTGCTGCTTGTAATTAGGGATAATATTCACCAACCAGCGTGGTTTGCACGTCCATGTCTGGCAGCTTTTGAGAATTTGGGGGTTGAGGAGACTTTTCTGCCTGGGTTCAGCAgctgttcccattcccactctCGCTATCCCAGCGCTCCCCCCATCCCCCAAAACCCCTCGGAGTTTCCCCAAAGCTCCCACGGAGCTCTAACGGTGTCCAGCCAGCCCCAAACCAATCCCGTTACGGTGTTTCCCCAGCCCCAAATCAAAGCCTTGCCCTGTTTGTTTGTAGCGTGTCTTTATGGCTTTATAACCTGCGATGTGCCGGGCACGCTCCCTGGCTGTTACCTGCTGGCTGTTCATTTCCACTCGCCCGTGTTGTAAATAAAGGCCCTCgctgagagctgtgctggtgtgaCGGGGGGTGACCTGGGGCCCCGACACCTCAAATGAGCAGATTTGCACTGTTTGTCCCCAAAGTCGGATCTGTTACCCGGTGTGCAACAAACCAATAATTAAATACTTGAGAGAGACGTTGATTATTGATTTCAGAGGAGCCCAAGCCTGGGGGATGTTGATTATTGATTTCAGAGGAGCCCAAACCTGTGTGCTCGGCAGTGTCCCACAAATCCAGCACACCCCACTGGACTTTTCCACCATTATTTATGCACACAATTCAGAGTTAGTAACTTTCCAAGTACCGCCCCCCTCTTGAGATGGGTTAATAATTCCCGTACAAGTTCCGTCACCCCAGCCAACTTCTCCCCCTGCTCGGGGACAGACTCTTCGCATGGCCAGGGTCTTTTGGCCCTGTAGGTGTGATTTTTGGTATTATAACCAAGATAGTTCAGCTCTGGGATATAGAAACCTTGGGTGTTCGGCCCAGTTAGCAATGTACACACACCTCAACAGCTTGATTTATTCCATCCCTAAAACCTGTCAGTTCCAGGGTGTCCATGCCTAAGGGACGCAGCTGCCCTCTGTTCCCCTGATTAGGGTCATTTTCTTTGCTGATTGCGCTTGAACAGCTACAAAGATCTCACAGGGAGGAACATCCCCACTCACTAGAGTCCCGACACATTCCTCATTTTGGAGCAGCGCCCAAAAACAAACAGTGCAGTGAGCAGGCAGACTGCGGGGACGACTGCGGTGGCCAGGCCAGACCCGGGTGTGCCTGAGTGTGCCcgggtgtgcccaggtgtgtaCAGGTGTGCCCTGGTGTGCCTAGGcatgcccaggtgtgcccaggtgtgcacAGGTGTTCCCGGGTGTGTCCAGGTGTGCACAGGTGTGTACAGGTGTGCCTGAGTGTGCCTAGGCATGTCCAGGTGTGTACAGGTGTGCCAGAGCGTGCCCGGGTGTGCCCGAGTGTGCCCGGTCGTGCCCGGCTCGCCCAGCCAGGCGCCGCGGCCATTTCGGGGCTGCCCCGCCCTCA includes:
- the MPZL2 gene encoding myelin protein zero-like protein 2, whose protein sequence is MRGRTWLGAALVLGAQLRALWLAAAVEVHTAKEVVAVNGTNQRLKCTFSSSSPISQQLSVSWNFQPEDLSSHEPVFYYLKEPYTPPSGRFKERVTWDGNIERNDVSIMIWNLQPSDNGTFTCQVTNWPDVYGTIGEVRLRVVQKVNFSEIHFLAVVIGSASVLMVIVVTAVIICRQRRRKARDKRLEVADTERKEKESLKMREEKEPIPLED